GTCCTCAATCTGCTGGCCGCGGAGGCGCTCGACCTGCTCGAGGAATTGCGAAACTTCGTCGGACATGCTGGTCTCTGCTTGTAGGTGCTTTTGTCTTTGGGGTGTTGTCGGTGGTGGTAGCTACTAGGGTCAATATTGCACAGTTGCAGTGATGACGTTTTAGGCCATGGCACTCGTTGACGGCGCGGAACAGAAAAACAATGGTATTTGCAGTAATGGCCCACGCTGAATGCAGCTTCTCTGCGCCCTAGCTGTGCAGAGAATAAAGATTGTTGGGATCCCTGGAGGGAAGTAGTccaatgttgacttggtgatggaagttggagggagggaggggtGGAGGATAGATAGCTGCAGTTGGccgtcaagttcaagcaaggtctggttcaatgcGCAGTCCGAGTTGGGCATGGACGTTtggtttcaatgtctggtctggttggtttggttggaCATGTGCCTGGTCAATGGAGACTGAAGTAGCGGCATAGCGTCTGGCCTGGTCTTTGTTAGCGCGTTTGCAACGCCCGACAGGCGGTACGGTAGCGCCATGTGCCGTCAACTAGTCTCCACCCGCTAAACACCACTGggccagacgagaccagcCCAGACTGCATCTGGACAAACAGCAGAGCAATTCGTTTGATTGACACTCAACATCAAACTTCACACGTCAACgcgccatggccaccgccATCAGAAAGTGCCCATCGCTTACTACAAGCCATTTCCATCTGTTTCATCCCCTCCAGCTAAGCCTGGCCCGATTTCGAGACCGTTATGCAAGGGCCCTGGGAGTAACCGGCCAGATATAAGACCAGGGTGGAATGCAACAGCAGAAAATTACACCACAACACCTAATTCTGTGGACAGCATCATTTCTCGTCTGATGTCTCCGTACAGGCAATGATAATGTTACCATTTCACTCCGTACTTTTTTATCCAATTCACCACCTTTACAAGGCAATACCGCCATGGTCAGACACAAACGTCAGATAGTGGCGCTGTTTGTTTACTTCTGCATCAACGCCACGCGAGAAGTTCGCGTTGGCTACGCAACACTTCCCACCGTCACCGTCCGCTGCATCCACTTCCAGATGGAGCCATTAGATCATCGTAAGGAAATCGGCTTCTTGGATCATCATTCGTCGTTTTGTGTCCCGATGATGCCCTCCAAGGAACCGTTCGGCTTGAAGTCCATCGTCTCGTTGGTCAATCCGGTTCGTATCGCGGGTTGTCCTGCAGAACGGGGCTGCAAGTCGCCCAACATATTCGGATGCCTGTGAATGGATTTCgccagcctcaacaccactATCTCACGCGGTCCCTCGTGCATGATAACATGTTTCGCTCAATTAATACAGAAACAACCTCTTCTTAGCGTCAGCCACCACCCAAGCTAGACCTTCCTGCAAATTCTTCCCCGTCATCGCACTACACCGTAAGATGTGCCATTGATGTGTCCGTATCTCATCCAAACGTAATGCCTGTGAACAAAAAATCAGCCCATCGTCTCAGAACGACAGAAACATGATAAATCTTGCCTTTCGAATTTCTTGTTCGTCCATACGCCCCTCCACGTCCGTTTTGTTTGCAAAAATGAGCAGACTAGCACCCGATAGTCGCTTTCCTCACCATCAGCCAGGAACATTTGGGCACCATCGCATCTCCCATGGAACATACCTCTTCTAATAACAACCCATGCAACTCTTCTTTGCAATCCTCTATCCTCAAACGATCTGtcgcatcaacaacccaTATCAACGCATCCGTCTTCTCGAAATAATTGCGCCAGTATGACCGGAGCGTTTTTTGACCGCCAACGTCCCCTATCCAATAAGCATGAACCCATTCAGGCACGCAATATGAACACTTACATATATTCAGTTTGTATCTGTCATGCGATTATTAGCAAGTGGTTCACGTTCAGCTACTGTGAAGAGGGGCACGCACCCGTCGTGGTCGATTGTCTTGATAATGAAGCCCAAGGTCGGGCTCACTGTGTTGACATCTTCCCCCATGATTTTCTTCACAATTGTCGTCTTACCGGCATTGTCTAGCCCCCTGTGATGAAGTAATGATTAATATATGGGTAGATAGTTGAGAGAATAGGCATTTAGTGGCGTGAGCGACATACAGCATCAGTATTCtcatctccttgtccttgaggcGAGCCTTTCTCAGGATGGACAACATCTCGAAGTTCGTCGGCCCCTGACGATCGGTTCTTCTGTTCAGAGTTGCTTCGACTACACACTTTTAATTTAGTTTCGTCGGAGTTGCAAATTTGTGCTCGTTTCTTCGTAACTTGATCAGCGGCAGCGTTGAGGTAATGTTGGATCAAGTTTGATGCCTTTGTCCACACGTGATGGATCCCAAGtcctgaccagacctcttgGAAAATTGGTGCCTGCTGCCGCCACCAAACTTCCACAGAGTAATGcatccaaaaccaccaaacaaaaaCTGATGGCACCGCAACATAATTCAGCAACTGAAGAATTCATGCACTGTCCTATCAACGCCACAATCTAATTCTTTCACTTGAAGCAATGTTCTAACTACATCTGTGTGCCTGTGTTCCACACATTTTTACGACTTCGACACAATCTTGTGCATATTCCCTGCAGCTTCTCATTTTCCTTACCAATGCCTTCTCAAAAAAGTTTACATCGCAGCTTGACCTTCATTAGCAACAATTCTCTGCAATACCCGCGTAGTACATCTGATACTCCTCGGTCTCATCTTTTAGTACATTGAAACAGCGCCCTTGAACCAAGCACGAAAACAACCATCTCAAGTTTCATCATTTGCTCGGGGGGAATCGGGTCGGTCGTAGTCGACTAAGCATCCTAGACTCCCATTTGCTCAGGTGTGTGCgatgtcattgtcactgcTGCCCGGCTCCGACCAGGAGAACGATCTTCTGGCTATGACTTTCGAAGTAGGAGTTATCTCGGTCGCCAACAGCACCTTGTCATACCACTGGCAATGATGCTGCTCGTCCATCCGAACAACAGCGTTGAAAAAATACCCAATGTCTTGAAAACCAAACTTCTTGAGAAGCTCCGTCCTCCATTTGTAAGTTTCCGGGTCATTCTTCTCGCAAAAGAGCTCAAGATACAGTTGTGTGTATTGGCGCTTGTTGCGAGTCACTGGAAACTCGTAAACACCTTTGCCTGCTGCGCATTTCCAAGCATGGTCCAGCGCACTCCGGTGAAAAGGAGACACCGACAGCAAGATTCGATCCATGAGTGCAGAGCCATACAACTTGCGCCGGTGATTGGGATGTACCACAAGTCTCACCTGTCCGGTAAGTCGCGATGCAGCACATGGAGTTCCATCCCAACCCATATGATAGTCTGTGACAAATGCAAAACCAACAattggagaagctggttTTGGGTGTGCGGCCATATACTTTGCAAACTCTTTGTAAACTTTTCCAGAATTACTTGGCCATTTGCTTTGGTCCAAGAAGTCATCCTCTGCCGGAGCCGCAACAATAAACGGCCGGTAATTACGCCTACAAGCGTCAAAGATCTTAGAAACATCTTCCCCTTCAACAACGCTTCCTTTGAATATCTGTGGACTTTTTGTGGCCGACGCTTCTGCATTGATAATGTCTGCAATTTGAGCGAAGTCTGATGGTGTCGCGGACCGGATGACACATTGGGCATCTGGCCACTGGTCGTCCTCAACTACGGATAGGGGTCTTGGTTCGATCTGCTCGAGTGCCATGCGTATTTCAGTGGCGATACTCTCACGGCTTTTGACCTCCCGCTTAATATGTAGCTCTGTGGTCATGTTGGCTTGTCGCCAGCTGATGTCGTTATAGCCAACGCATGGCCCATCAGTCCGGCGACGAACCGTGTCCGGTTGGACAATAGGACCAAAAAACTCTCCATTCTCTGGATTTATAGCCTTCTCAACAAATGAGTCATTGCCTAGACACTCATTGGGAACTGTTACAGAAGACGGTGCCGGAAATTCGGTAAGCCAGGCTTCGAGTAGCCCATGCTTGCCAATTGAGGTTGCATAAGTTAGAAGTTCGCCATATTGATCCCGGATGTGATGGACATGCGGCGGTGAACAGGTGTTATTCACATCGTGAATCGCAGGTTCCATCTGACTCAGAAGCTTATGCCAGGGGGCGTCGTTCTCAGATATATCCTCCACATAACAAGCACTGCTGATGCTCCAGCTCTGTTCAGCCTGCTCAAGTTTCGGTTTGCCGACGGAGAATGGTGCCGTAGCAGCTTGGATAATGTGCAACGGGGCAGGGTGCGGTGCATCGGAAACCCGTTCGTCGGGAGTTCTCCTTTCTCTAATATTCCTGATTTCGCTCCCAACTTGGCTGTTTCCAATGTTTGGACTAGATATAATTACATCGCCGATGCCGTTTGTCACCTCTTCTAGCGTTGAGGATGGCTTTAGAGAGTCCTTTGGGAAAGACTGAGTGACTTTTGAGTCGTTCGTCTCTCCCATGTTATTCTTCTCCGGCTCTGGAAGTCTGTGGGTAGTCAACTTGAGGCTCTCTAGATCAGGAGAGCCTTCTTTGCTCGGAACAACGATAGTCGACCTCGATGACTTCGCTTTcgctcctccatcatcagaGGAGTCAAATTGTTGCTTGATTCCTGGTACTTGGGCAATCCATAACCTCATTTCATCGCAAATCTTCGCCAGGTTGTCGCCCTCCCCGGGCTGGGGCGTGCGGGAAGAAACCACAGATGCTGAAGAATCCATGTCAAACCCGTTGTCAAACAAACTGTGAGTATTGTCCAAAGGAAATTTGGAGAAAGAGAATATTTAGAAACTCCTTCAAGTAGTGTGGCGATTCTTCCGCGTTTGCAGTCAAGGAGAGCAGGGGTCGAAGAAATCAGAGACATCCAGAAGATTCATACGCATAATGAATTGGAGAGGGTGAAAACTTGTAGGATTGAAGGGGAAAGGAAGTGAGGAATCTCTCCAGGAGGCGGCACGCAAGTTTTGCAAGCGACAGCTGCCAGCATCCTGTCCAATGCACCTGGCAGCTGGCAATCCATTGACGCCTGCACTTTTCCTTTCACACTTGACAAGAGATAATCGGTAATTCCATAAAAGTTCCTAGTGATTCTTAACCTTGTAAAGAATTACAAAGAACTGTGTGCTTGTATTGACAATGTAAGCTGCCGAGGGAGAGGCAAACGGTTTAACATCATATCTATACCAAAGTTCATAGATCTTTCAATACAAGCGTCCTCCCACTCCCACCAACTGACATCCATAGTGGGCAAAGAGAGACACCATGTTCTATCTAAGAGCTATTAATATTGGTCCTGTACTGGGACACAATCAGCCAGCTCCAACTAAAGGAATGTTTACCGTGATAAAACAATACGGGACCCAAAATAGTACCTACCTAATATTCGACGTTGTAAAAGGTCGCGATTGAGTATTACTGCAAGAATCCACTACATTTCGAGCTCATGCGAGTCATGGCAGCTGGTGGAGCCCATGACAAACTCTATGTAGAAGAATAAGCCACGAATTCTCATCGGCCGCGTGGCCTAATGGCTAAGGCGCTAGATTTCGGTTATCAGCTTCCGTACCCTCTAGAGATTCCAGGTTCGACTCCTGGCGTGGTCGCACGATACATCAagctgttttttttttttgcctttctctccatTTTCTTTTTTACTCTTttcccctccccctccttcGCCATTATTAGTTCACTGCCTTTGGCTTCCAATTCACATGCCAAAACAGGTGCCAAGCTGTGGAATACGACAGGCCAGAACAATCATGGAAGAAGGTTCTTCCGCTTACAATGTCAATACAGCTCTCAAACAGGTGAAACCCAGCATCAGCCAAGGCCCGACTGCGTACGACGTCGCTTGGTAATGTCTCCAATTTTGTGACTCGGGACCAAGCCGAGTGTTTGTAATGGTCGTTTCGGAAGAGGCTGATTGTGTGATCTTCACTGATGACCATTCGCAGGCTCGATCATATGTTCAAAACTCCCGATGCTGAAATCCTCCTTACATATTCAAGAAACGaagtctcatcatctgatCAGCATCTCTCACACTACTTTGCATTTAATACGAAGAAAACCATCCAATAGAGGACAATGGCCTTCTTGGAATATCAGCCTGCACACCATCTCCACGATTTTCGCCATATAACACTTTGTGGCACGACTCTTCGATTCTCGTTATCCGGGATGTTGTGTTACATGAATGTTAAATATTGCTTCAGCTTAAACGACTATGTCAAATAGACCACTCTAGATTCAATTGAACGCGATGTTCTGTGACACCATATCTCCGTTTGACAAGACGTTCAACGTGCATACGAGGTAGCTGGCCATATTCCGCTAGATTTTGCGAAGCGACC
The genomic region above belongs to Pochonia chlamydosporia 170 chromosome 2, whole genome shotgun sequence and contains:
- a CDS encoding Acyl-CoA N-acyltransferase (similar to Metarhizium robertsii ARSEF 23 XP_007822242.2), whose product is MDSSASVVSSRTPQPGEGDNLAKICDEMRLWIAQVPGIKQQFDSSDDGGAKAKSSRSTIVVPSKEGSPDLESLKLTTHRLPEPEKNNMGETNDSKVTQSFPKDSLKPSSTLEEVTNGIGDVIISSPNIGNSQVGSEIRNIRERRTPDERVSDAPHPAPLHIIQAATAPFSVGKPKLEQAEQSWSISSACYVEDISENDAPWHKLLSQMEPAIHDVNNTCSPPHVHHIRDQYGELLTYATSIGKHGLLEAWLTEFPAPSSVTVPNECLGNDSFVEKAINPENGEFFGPIVQPDTVRRRTDGPCVGYNDISWRQANMTTELHIKREVKSRESIATEIRMALEQIEPRPLSVVEDDQWPDAQCVIRSATPSDFAQIADIINAEASATKSPQIFKGSVVEGEDVSKIFDACRRNYRPFIVAAPAEDDFLDQSKWPSNSGKVYKEFAKYMAAHPKPASPIVGFAFVTDYHMGWDGTPCAASRLTGQVRLVVHPNHRRKLYGSALMDRILLSVSPFHRSALDHAWKCAAGKGVYEFPVTRNKRQYTQLYLELFCEKNDPETYKWRTELLKKFGFQDIGYFFNAVVRMDEQHHCQWYDKVLLATEITPTSKVIARRSFSWSEPGSSDNDIAHT